The following is a genomic window from Malus sylvestris chromosome 7, drMalSylv7.2, whole genome shotgun sequence.
TGGTGCAGGTTTTCTAGTAAATGATATTTGCATTGTTCAAGCCAAGATCAATGTCCCGGTTAAAATTGGTGGCCAAGAAACTAATATTTCTGCAACTATGGAGTCATCAAAGAAAGGACTTAAGGGGCAGGAATCACAGAGGAATTCTGAACTCCAAAACACACCAGGTTTTCAAGCTTGCACTGAGGCTACTGATGATAGCCCTTCTGACCCTTCCTTAGCCAAGGTACTCAGGGAAGTCCCCACCACCCCAACGGGCGACCTTATGGATTTTAGGGGTTTAGGACGAATAGAGACAGCTTTTATTCCATGGCTGGAAGAAGTCTGCTCATCGAATCCGTCCTTGATTGACTGTATGCTCAAAAGAACTCCGATGTTTGTTGAATGCGCATTCACAGCTTTGGGCCGTGTGCTGCATTTTCTAAAGACAACAAAGGTTAAAGATATGACCAGGGATGCTTCTGAACGCCTTCAACTATTCTGGGAAGAGCTTGAGGCCTTTAGATTTGATTTAGCATGGCTGGAGCCGCACGTTCAAACAGCATTTGGTATGAACAAGTTTATACAAAGAGCAGGGAGACTGAAAAGGCTGAGAGAAGACGTAGACGTTTTGGAGGATGAACTTAAAAGGCGGAGGGCAGCAGTAGCTGTTACAAAGGTTGATCTTGCGGTAGCCAAAAAAAACTTGGGTAAGGCGGAACAAGAATTCAATGGGATAGACATGGATACTGAGCTAGGTTATGGGACTGGTTAGCCTTTTGCATAATTATCTCTAACTGTGGGTTTAGATCTTACCTTACTTGCATGACTCGGAATCTGGAAATTTAAGTAAAATAATGCTTTAGCTTTGTAAGTTGTGGGAATTGATTTTTgcacaaccttttttttttctctcacacACACCTCTTATTTTAGCCGTTCGGTTGaacaaattgaaagaaaatcaaGTTCTATAATGGAGAGGTGTGCAGAAGGTGAAAAATGGTATGCAGAAATAACTCCGTGAAGTTGTTTGTATTAATTTAAGAATatcattataatttataatattgCAGTTCCTTCTAAAGAGTGGTGTTTTGCAGTCAGGCTCTAGTTTCTCTTTGGCCTAAACTTTAATGCATGACATACATTGTTTAATTTAACGATTAGGAGCTGTGTTGAAGTATTTCAAGAGATTTAGGGATCGTTTGGTATCTTcttgaatccaatttttttgtttttaaaactaATGAGTATTAAGTAATTTAGATTCA
Proteins encoded in this region:
- the LOC126629053 gene encoding uncharacterized protein LOC126629053, encoding MDGFESKFGFKSFMPLRELYNSGAGFLVNDICIVQAKINVPVKIGGQETNISATMESSKKGLKGQESQRNSELQNTPGFQACTEATDDSPSDPSLAKVLREVPTTPTGDLMDFRGLGRIETAFIPWLEEVCSSNPSLIDCMLKRTPMFVECAFTALGRVLHFLKTTKVKDMTRDASERLQLFWEELEAFRFDLAWLEPHVQTAFGMNKFIQRAGRLKRLREDVDVLEDELKRRRAAVAVTKVDLAVAKKNLGKAEQEFNGIDMDTELGYGTG